A portion of the Naumovozyma castellii chromosome 2, complete genome genome contains these proteins:
- the MED8 gene encoding RNA polymerase II mediator complex subunit MED8 (ancestral locus Anc_8.551): MSQSPENIVPNPSDEALQNTVKDNFNDIPTQALDAVRMRLAQLTHSLRRIRDELSRAELPQWYSLQSQINVTLSQLMSVTTTLQHFQETLDSTVVYPLPKFPTTSHENLLTTLLRKKNAPEVDDWISDARETLGIDLSTIDPKQLEKTLQNDKDITKWALGIFTTEFEKHNFKDLENEDELNLSSKNNYKPSKPFSVESILNFTYRGELALSSTQEEV, translated from the coding sequence ATGTCTCAATCAccagaaaatattgttccCAATCCCTCTGATGAAGCCCTGCAAAATACCGTTAAGGACAATTTCAATGACATTCCTACACAAGCGTTAGATGCTGTCAGAATGAGGTTAGCACAGCTTACGCACTCCTTGAGGAGAATCAGGGACGAACTATCAAGGGCAGAACTCCCGCAATGGTACTCATTACAATCACAAATAAACGTCACGCTGTCTCAACTGATGTCTGTGACTACTACATTACAACACTTCCAGGAGACACTGGATTCAACTGTAGTGTATCCTCTGCCTAAATTTCCAACGACTTCACATGAGAATCTTTTAACCACTCTTctaaggaaaaaaaatgcaCCAGAGGTTGATGATTGGATTTCAGATGCTAGAGAAACCCTCGGAATTGATTTAAGTACTATTGACCCTAAACAACTCGAAAAAACACTTCAAAATGACAAGGATATTACAAAATGGGCATTAGGTATCTTTACTACGGAATTTGAGAAACATAACTTCAAAGACCTTGAAAacgaagatgaattgaatttaagCTCCAAAAATAATTACAAACCAAGTAAACCTTTCAGTGTTGAAAGTATATTGAACTTCACTTACAGAGGAGAATTGGCTTTATCTTCTACTCAAGAAGAAGTATGA
- the AIM4 gene encoding Aim4p (ancestral locus Anc_8.550) — protein MAIKEKYQLTNDIKKTNRINKPDHKSAVRKDFKDIKNETVLDAQPQNEASKRDLVELKEKSIFYDKDWNAEGKAPFDLRNIPYNSKTFVRRGPPINPMLAGLDTTNIPEPIESNH, from the coding sequence ATGGCAATTAAGGAAAAGTATCAGCTTACCAATGATATAAAGAAAACCAACAGAATAAATAAACCGGATCATAAATCAGCGGTTCGAAAAGActttaaagatattaaaaatgaGACTGTACTTGACGCTCAACCTCAGAATGAAGCAAGTAAAAGAGATTTAgttgaattaaaggaaaagagTATATTTTATGATAAGGATTGGAATGCAGAAGGTAAGGCCCCCTTCGATCTTCGGAATATTCCTTACAACTCTAAGACGTTTGTACGAAGAGGGCCCCCAATCAACCCCATGTTAGCTGGCTTGGATACAACAAATATTCCTGAACCTATTGAGTCAAACCACTAG